From Pseudoalteromonas sp. DL-6, one genomic window encodes:
- a CDS encoding ATP-dependent zinc protease encodes MTTKITVGWREWLSLPELGIEQIKAKIDTGARTSCIHAINIEEYEVDGEKWVKFTAQPLQEDEQTQITCNAKVKKMKYVTSSSGQRELRYFIETTLHAGEYSWPIEITLTSRASMKFRMLLGRTAMENRIVVDPALSHLL; translated from the coding sequence ATGACGACAAAAATAACAGTTGGTTGGCGTGAGTGGTTAAGTTTACCCGAGCTAGGCATCGAGCAAATTAAAGCAAAAATAGATACTGGTGCGCGTACTTCCTGTATTCATGCAATTAATATTGAAGAGTACGAAGTAGATGGCGAAAAATGGGTTAAATTTACAGCCCAACCATTGCAAGAAGACGAGCAAACGCAAATTACCTGCAATGCCAAAGTTAAAAAGATGAAGTACGTCACCAGCTCTAGTGGCCAGAGAGAATTACGTTATTTTATTGAGACCACATTACATGCAGGCGAATATAGCTGGCCAATAGAAATAACATTAACAAGTCGTGCGTCAATGAAGTTTAGAATGTTGTTAGGGCGCACAGCAATGGAAAATCGTATAGTCGTTGATCCGGCTTTATCACATTTATTATAA
- a CDS encoding 1-acylglycerol-3-phosphate O-acyltransferase has protein sequence MLAVIRILIMLLFILLSCFFGLLLSIFRPFHPNNVHVIASWFGSMAKMLGVKLELKYHPDALKVGPAVYVANHQNSYDLFTVPAMVPKNCVSVGKKSLKWIPFFGQLYWLSGNILIDRANRSKAAGTISKAAAKIRQKGLSVWMFPEGTRSYGRGLLPFKTGAFHTAMSAEVPIVPVCMNTTDKTIKLNRWDNGTIYIEMLAPIALDKSISAREHAKSVHSIMAAKITELDAQVREK, from the coding sequence TTGCTAGCTGTTATACGTATTTTAATAATGCTGTTGTTTATATTATTAAGTTGTTTTTTTGGTTTGTTATTATCAATATTTAGACCATTTCACCCTAATAATGTGCATGTTATTGCAAGTTGGTTTGGCTCAATGGCTAAAATGCTTGGGGTTAAATTAGAACTAAAATATCATCCCGATGCGCTTAAGGTGGGACCCGCTGTGTATGTAGCGAATCATCAAAATAGCTATGATTTATTTACTGTTCCAGCTATGGTGCCAAAAAACTGTGTGAGTGTTGGCAAAAAAAGTCTGAAGTGGATCCCATTTTTTGGTCAGCTGTATTGGTTGTCGGGTAATATTTTAATCGACAGAGCGAATCGTTCAAAAGCGGCAGGCACTATTTCTAAAGCAGCGGCTAAAATAAGACAAAAAGGCTTATCGGTGTGGATGTTCCCTGAGGGGACGCGCAGTTATGGTCGAGGTTTACTCCCTTTTAAAACCGGTGCGTTTCATACGGCAATGAGTGCAGAGGTGCCTATTGTGCCAGTATGTATGAACACAACCGATAAAACCATTAAACTAAATCGTTGGGATAATGGTACAATTTACATCGAAATGTTAGCCCCCATAGCACTTGATAAAAGTATCAGTGCCCGTGAACATGCTAAAAGTGTGCACAGCATTATGGCTGCTAAAATAACAGAATTAGATGCTCAAGTGAGAGAGAAATAA
- a CDS encoding mechanosensitive ion channel domain-containing protein: MELITVLELVGTQYKLIVTIIALLSFPLLLKLTKKLLEKAIRGKIDLHRKYRAELLLKIILAFVMLCLVLVFWGIELRGLLVLGSSLFAMLGVALFAAWSLLSNLTAFLLMFIQNDCRVGYWVRIVDGANAIEGRIIEMGLMNVLLEHVDGHRVIYPNNLFVTRPVLVLNTEPKPTKAPKIKRIIGPKKS, from the coding sequence TTGGAATTAATCACTGTTTTAGAGCTTGTGGGCACACAATATAAATTAATCGTAACCATTATTGCCCTTTTAAGCTTTCCGTTGCTGTTAAAGCTAACTAAAAAATTACTCGAAAAAGCCATTCGAGGTAAAATCGATTTACACCGAAAATACCGTGCAGAGTTACTATTAAAAATAATACTCGCCTTTGTGATGCTGTGTTTAGTATTAGTTTTTTGGGGAATAGAACTGCGTGGTTTACTGGTATTAGGCTCTTCTTTATTTGCCATGCTAGGCGTTGCACTCTTTGCGGCGTGGTCATTGCTGAGTAACTTAACCGCGTTTTTACTGATGTTTATTCAAAATGACTGCCGTGTAGGTTATTGGGTGAGAATTGTGGATGGAGCTAACGCCATTGAAGGGCGTATTATTGAAATGGGGCTGATGAATGTCTTACTCGAACACGTTGATGGCCACAGAGTGATTTACCCTAATAACTTATTTGTTACCCGCCCCGTGTTAGTACTCAATACAGAGCCAAAACCAACAAAAGCACCTAAAATCAAACGCATTATTGGCCCTAAAAAATCATAA
- a CDS encoding POTRA domain-containing protein, translating to MLNRKWIARSCFSLSISSMFMLSVCAQETPLAQSCPNDDSSQTHEINLRRQIESQTPPLTTNSNAKIASINLKQLNVFNTELEAENNALFRFANRAHIQTEPEVIKSILLFKAGDTFNQKTLAESERLLRKQNYLYDAQIIANENCDGDVDVTVVTRDLWTLLPELSFSRSGGENKSSIGFRESNLFGWGKRLSFARKTDSDRNGYLFVYDDPNILSSRYRGRLEYADNSDGKSHLIELTYPFYAIDTPYSYGALSYSTQREEALYLRGEKFSEFEQTSDLNQVFFGHSKALSHNWTQRLSLGYIDEQQTFKSIDETTVPLAENRQLSYPYVSGHWFEDNFIKVRNFDSIYRTEDLNLGWNIKATLGYSDESISNDDSRAIYSFNFNKAHFSGDNTLWRFHADIQGYWNKEQKQLENLITTSQIQYYLNTSIDQSWYVKARLQYAKNLTNDKQLTLGGETGLRGYPMEFQHGDRSFLVSLEKRYYWEYDLLQLFKVGGAAFVDVGRAWYNNDSNTLYQVENTPVLKNVGLGLRLAPSRANAGTMIHLDIAAPLNKYNDVDSVQWLLSVKNSF from the coding sequence ATGCTAAATAGAAAATGGATTGCACGTAGTTGTTTTAGCCTTTCTATTTCGAGTATGTTTATGCTCAGCGTTTGCGCGCAAGAAACGCCACTAGCCCAAAGCTGCCCAAATGACGACTCATCACAAACTCATGAAATTAATTTGCGTCGCCAAATCGAGTCTCAAACCCCACCGCTTACAACAAATAGTAACGCTAAAATTGCCTCAATTAATCTTAAACAACTTAATGTTTTTAATACCGAACTTGAAGCTGAAAACAACGCACTATTTCGCTTTGCTAACCGTGCACATATACAAACTGAGCCTGAGGTTATTAAAAGCATTTTATTGTTTAAAGCGGGTGATACTTTTAATCAAAAAACGCTAGCGGAATCTGAGCGGCTACTGCGTAAACAAAACTATTTATATGACGCACAAATCATTGCCAACGAAAACTGCGATGGCGATGTTGATGTAACCGTGGTGACTCGCGATTTATGGACTTTATTACCAGAGCTTAGCTTTAGCCGCAGTGGCGGCGAAAATAAATCAAGTATTGGCTTTCGCGAGTCGAACTTATTTGGGTGGGGTAAACGACTATCGTTTGCCCGCAAAACCGACAGTGATCGTAATGGCTATTTATTTGTTTACGATGATCCAAATATCCTATCAAGTCGCTACAGAGGGCGTTTAGAGTATGCTGACAATAGTGACGGCAAGAGTCACTTAATTGAGCTAACTTACCCGTTTTACGCTATTGATACACCTTATAGTTATGGTGCCCTGAGTTACTCGACCCAGCGAGAAGAAGCCCTCTACCTTAGGGGCGAAAAATTTAGTGAGTTTGAACAAACCTCCGATCTAAATCAGGTGTTTTTTGGTCACTCTAAAGCCCTTAGTCATAATTGGACACAGCGTTTAAGCCTTGGTTATATTGATGAGCAACAAACATTTAAAAGCATAGATGAAACCACAGTGCCGCTAGCTGAAAATAGGCAACTTAGTTACCCTTATGTAAGCGGCCATTGGTTTGAAGATAACTTTATAAAAGTGCGTAACTTTGACAGTATTTATCGTACCGAGGATTTAAATTTAGGTTGGAATATCAAAGCTACGTTGGGTTACTCTGATGAATCGATTAGTAATGACGATAGCCGCGCTATTTACTCGTTTAACTTTAACAAGGCACATTTTAGTGGCGATAATACGCTGTGGCGCTTTCACGCTGATATTCAAGGTTATTGGAATAAAGAACAAAAACAGCTTGAAAACTTAATCACCACCAGCCAAATTCAATATTATTTAAATACCAGTATTGATCAGTCTTGGTATGTAAAAGCCAGGCTACAATACGCAAAAAATCTCACCAATGATAAACAGCTTACCCTAGGGGGAGAAACCGGTTTACGCGGTTACCCTATGGAGTTTCAACATGGGGATCGTAGTTTTTTAGTCAGCTTAGAAAAGCGCTACTATTGGGAATATGATTTACTACAGCTATTTAAAGTGGGTGGTGCAGCCTTTGTAGATGTAGGCCGCGCATGGTATAACAACGACTCGAATACCCTGTATCAAGTTGAAAATACCCCTGTGCTTAAAAATGTGGGTTTAGGTTTACGCCTTGCGCCAAGTCGCGCCAATGCAGGTACCATGATCCACCTTGATATTGCTGCGCCACTAAATAAATACAACGATGTTGACTCGGTACAGTGGCTACTGAGCGTCAAAAATTCTTTTTAA
- the rimK gene encoding 30S ribosomal protein S6--L-glutamate ligase — protein sequence MKIGILSRNKKLYSTRRLIEAAEARGHEVKVIDALRSYMNINSEQPEIHYRGENLKDFDAIVPRIGASVTFYGCAVLRQFEMMGVFPVNESVAISRSRDKLRSLQLLSRKGVGMPVTGFASKPDDVKDLLEMVGGAPVVIKLLEGTQGIGVVLAETRKAAESVIEAFMGLKANIMVQEYIKEAGGADIRCFVLGDKVIAAMKRQAQEGEFRSNLHRGGSATLVRITPEERKTAVAAAKAMGLNVAGVDLLRSSRGPLVMEVNSSPGLEGIEVATGKDIAGMVIDFIEKTASVKGTATRGKG from the coding sequence ATGAAAATTGGTATTTTATCTCGTAACAAAAAATTATATTCAACGCGTCGTCTAATCGAAGCTGCTGAGGCGCGCGGACATGAAGTGAAAGTAATTGATGCGTTACGCTCTTACATGAACATAAACTCAGAACAACCTGAAATTCATTATCGTGGTGAAAACCTAAAAGATTTCGATGCTATCGTGCCACGTATTGGTGCATCGGTTACATTTTATGGTTGTGCTGTATTACGCCAATTTGAAATGATGGGGGTGTTCCCTGTTAATGAATCTGTGGCTATTTCTCGCTCTCGCGATAAATTACGTTCTTTGCAGTTACTATCACGTAAAGGTGTGGGTATGCCGGTTACAGGCTTTGCCAGCAAGCCAGATGACGTAAAAGATTTATTAGAAATGGTAGGCGGCGCACCGGTTGTTATTAAGCTACTTGAAGGTACTCAAGGTATTGGTGTGGTATTGGCCGAAACACGTAAAGCAGCTGAAAGTGTTATTGAGGCATTCATGGGTTTAAAAGCCAATATCATGGTGCAAGAGTACATTAAAGAAGCAGGCGGTGCAGACATTCGTTGTTTTGTATTGGGTGATAAAGTAATTGCTGCGATGAAACGCCAAGCGCAAGAAGGCGAGTTCCGCTCTAATCTTCACCGTGGTGGTAGTGCTACACTGGTGCGTATTACTCCAGAAGAGCGTAAAACAGCAGTTGCAGCGGCAAAAGCAATGGGCTTAAACGTTGCTGGCGTTGACTTACTTCGCTCATCTCGTGGTCCTTTGGTTATGGAAGTAAACTCATCGCCAGGCCTTGAGGGAATTGAAGTGGCAACAGGTAAAGATATAGCGGGTATGGTGATTGATTTCATCGAAAAAACGGCCTCAGTGAAAGGAACAGCAACACGTGGCAAAGGTTAA
- a CDS encoding DUF3630 family protein — protein MTELEYDHTHQCIIVKPTELPHDEDFELWGTFFLHSDEISISEFAAGADRHQLRFNYANHTFNLNFEHYSQSVWINGEGQDADNLLAALTFYLS, from the coding sequence ATGACCGAACTTGAATACGATCACACACATCAATGTATTATTGTTAAACCAACAGAGCTGCCGCACGATGAAGACTTTGAATTGTGGGGAACGTTTTTTTTGCACAGCGATGAAATTAGCATTAGTGAATTTGCGGCTGGGGCTGATCGTCATCAACTGCGTTTTAACTATGCTAACCACACGTTTAATTTAAATTTTGAACATTACAGTCAAAGTGTATGGATTAACGGCGAAGGGCAAGATGCTGACAACCTATTGGCAGCGTTAACATTTTATTTAAGCTAA
- the recQ gene encoding DNA helicase RecQ, protein MNTLTPSPNTLVRKPETVLKQVFGYSEFRDGQSAVIDAAINGQDSLVLLPTGGGKSVCYQIPALVLEGVTIVISPLISLMQDQVTQLQALGVKAAYINNSLAREEQQLVYQQLHQGLIKLLYVAPEKVLQREFLERLSHLNVSLFAIDEAHCVSHWGHDFRPHYFRLNELKQRFANVPMMALTATADKATRFDIVEQLKLQQPYIHTGSFDRPNIRYTIEEKFKPMVQLLRYLKEQKNQSGIIYCTSRKRVDDIAEKLADAGLNAAAYHAGMSNEQRQFVQTGFARDDIQIVVATVAFGMGINKPNVRFVLHYDIPKSIEAYYQETGRAGRDGLAAEAIMYFDPADIGRVRRFFEDIDDEQRRRVEEQRFNAMASFAEAQTCRRQILLNYFSEYQREPCGNCDICLNPPKSFDGTLVAQQALSCVYRAQQRFGLGYIVELLRGANTSRIRDNNHHELSTYGIGKDKSSEFWLSILRQLIHQGLLSQDITQGASLRLTEAARAILKGEYALQLAEPRLQAKHVYQDKLAQFNYDKKLFARLRALRKELADADDVPPYVVFNDKTLAEMAQLMPTNDSEFLKVSGVGFTKLNKYGGEFLTAIRHYLATQ, encoded by the coding sequence ATGAATACACTAACTCCCTCTCCCAATACGCTGGTGCGTAAACCCGAAACTGTACTCAAACAAGTGTTTGGTTACAGTGAATTTCGCGACGGTCAAAGTGCAGTAATTGATGCTGCAATTAATGGCCAAGACTCGTTAGTATTATTGCCTACCGGTGGTGGCAAATCGGTTTGTTACCAAATACCCGCACTAGTATTAGAGGGGGTAACCATTGTTATCTCTCCGCTCATTTCTTTAATGCAAGATCAAGTAACTCAGTTACAAGCTCTAGGCGTCAAAGCCGCTTACATAAATAACAGCTTAGCACGTGAAGAACAGCAGCTAGTCTATCAGCAGTTGCATCAGGGGCTTATAAAATTACTCTATGTTGCCCCTGAGAAAGTGCTGCAAAGAGAATTTTTAGAGCGGTTATCGCATTTAAATGTCAGCTTGTTTGCTATTGATGAGGCGCATTGTGTTTCTCATTGGGGTCATGACTTTAGACCACATTATTTTCGTTTAAATGAGCTTAAACAACGCTTTGCAAATGTGCCGATGATGGCACTCACTGCCACCGCTGATAAAGCCACTCGCTTTGATATTGTTGAGCAACTAAAGCTGCAGCAGCCTTATATTCACACTGGCAGCTTTGACCGCCCTAATATTCGTTACACCATAGAAGAAAAATTTAAACCTATGGTGCAATTACTGCGTTATTTAAAAGAGCAAAAAAATCAAAGCGGTATTATTTATTGCACCAGCCGCAAGCGGGTTGATGACATTGCTGAAAAACTTGCCGATGCAGGTCTCAATGCCGCGGCTTATCATGCGGGAATGAGTAACGAACAGCGTCAATTTGTGCAAACCGGGTTTGCTCGTGACGATATTCAAATTGTGGTTGCCACTGTTGCCTTTGGAATGGGAATTAACAAGCCTAACGTGCGTTTTGTACTGCATTACGACATTCCAAAAAGTATTGAAGCGTATTATCAAGAAACAGGTCGCGCTGGGCGTGATGGACTGGCTGCAGAAGCCATTATGTATTTTGACCCCGCAGATATAGGCCGGGTTAGACGCTTTTTTGAAGATATTGACGATGAGCAACGCCGTCGAGTAGAAGAACAACGTTTTAATGCCATGGCCAGTTTTGCCGAAGCGCAGACCTGCAGACGTCAAATATTATTAAACTACTTTAGTGAATACCAACGAGAGCCGTGCGGTAACTGTGATATTTGCTTAAATCCACCAAAAAGCTTTGATGGCACACTGGTTGCCCAACAAGCACTTTCGTGTGTCTATCGTGCACAGCAACGATTTGGTTTAGGTTACATCGTAGAGTTATTGCGCGGCGCTAATACCAGTCGCATTCGTGATAACAACCACCATGAACTCAGCACCTATGGCATAGGTAAAGATAAAAGCAGTGAGTTTTGGCTGAGTATTTTACGCCAACTTATTCACCAGGGGCTATTAAGCCAAGATATAACTCAGGGCGCATCATTACGGCTTACTGAAGCCGCACGCGCTATTTTAAAGGGTGAGTATGCGCTGCAACTGGCTGAACCACGCCTACAAGCTAAGCACGTTTATCAGGATAAATTAGCGCAGTTTAATTACGATAAAAAACTATTCGCTCGCCTGCGTGCATTACGTAAAGAATTAGCCGATGCCGATGACGTGCCTCCTTATGTGGTATTTAACGATAAAACACTGGCCGAAATGGCGCAGCTTATGCCTACAAACGACAGTGAGTTTTTAAAAGTGTCGGGAGTTGGTTTTACTAAATTAAACAAATATGGCGGTGAGTTTTTAACCGCAATTCGACATTATCTAGCAACGCAATAA
- a CDS encoding thioesterase family protein — protein MNKEMLIEQVGALFVNNMPFNQFLKIAVESLSTEQAKISFPWQDVLIGNPAQKILHGGVISAVLDNVGGMLAAASVIGKLDDADLPSVHKKLATLGTIDLRTDYLRPGKGEVFIASAKLIRSGNKVCVCRMELHNEQSVQIAFGTGTYLVG, from the coding sequence ATGAATAAAGAAATGTTGATTGAACAAGTTGGGGCGTTGTTTGTAAATAATATGCCTTTTAACCAGTTTTTAAAAATAGCGGTGGAGTCGCTTAGTACTGAACAAGCTAAAATCTCCTTTCCTTGGCAAGATGTGTTAATAGGCAACCCCGCGCAAAAAATTCTCCATGGCGGGGTTATTTCGGCAGTACTTGATAATGTGGGTGGAATGCTTGCTGCCGCCAGCGTTATAGGAAAACTAGACGATGCAGATTTACCCAGTGTACATAAAAAGCTAGCCACACTGGGGACCATAGATTTACGCACCGACTATTTACGCCCAGGTAAAGGCGAGGTGTTTATTGCTAGTGCTAAACTGATTCGCTCAGGAAATAAAGTATGCGTGTGCCGAATGGAGTTGCACAACGAGCAGTCAGTACAAATTGCTTTTGGAACGGGCACGTATTTAGTTGGCTAA
- the rraB gene encoding ribonuclease E inhibitor RraB has protein sequence MENWREISEDIVTSLLEDGSDPEILYEVEHHFVCEDFTKLEQAALAAFKLGYDVEEPAELELEDGEKIWSFDIVVEAELDVDVIMEDVDKLAQLAVECDVEYDGWGTYFQE, from the coding sequence ATGGAAAACTGGCGTGAAATAAGTGAAGACATCGTAACTTCATTACTTGAAGATGGTTCCGATCCGGAAATTCTTTATGAAGTAGAACACCACTTTGTATGTGAAGACTTTACTAAGTTAGAACAAGCTGCACTTGCTGCGTTTAAACTAGGTTACGATGTAGAAGAGCCAGCAGAACTTGAGCTTGAAGACGGCGAAAAAATTTGGAGCTTTGACATTGTTGTTGAAGCCGAATTAGATGTTGACGTTATAATGGAAGACGTTGATAAGCTTGCGCAGCTTGCGGTTGAATGTGATGTAGAATACGACGGTTGGGGCACTTACTTTCAAGAGTAA
- a CDS encoding succinylglutamate desuccinylase/aspartoacylase family protein, translating to MAKVKINRPFTLLGESIGVGERKTLALEAAKLYTHSPLNIPIEVVNGVMEGPVLMVCAAIHGDELNGVEVVRQLLAKIDPSQLRGTLIAVPIVNVFGFIHKSRYLPDRRDMNRSFPGSERGSLAGRMAYMFFNQVAVHCTHIIDLHTGAIHRTNLPQIRANLADEATAQMAKAFGTPAVINASLRNGSLRSEAANLGIPVITYEAGEALRFDPIAIAAGVQGVDYVMRHLKMMRGKRPKKLPEPVIAGSTSWVRAEVDGIVRAQVSLGERVMKGQVLAYISSPLGDSELELLAPRSGIIIGQQTMPLVNEGDAVFHIAYFAHSNSLVEQQLESFIGEISDLDDELKTAELNN from the coding sequence GTGGCAAAGGTTAAAATTAACCGTCCTTTTACCTTATTAGGTGAAAGTATTGGCGTAGGTGAGCGAAAAACACTGGCGCTGGAAGCTGCAAAGCTTTATACCCATTCTCCGCTTAATATCCCTATTGAAGTGGTCAATGGTGTAATGGAAGGCCCTGTCTTGATGGTTTGCGCCGCAATACATGGTGATGAGCTAAATGGTGTTGAAGTGGTGCGCCAATTACTGGCTAAAATCGACCCTAGCCAGCTACGTGGAACCCTTATCGCAGTGCCGATTGTGAATGTGTTTGGTTTTATTCATAAGTCGCGTTACTTGCCTGATCGCCGCGATATGAACCGAAGTTTTCCTGGGTCTGAGCGTGGCTCGTTAGCGGGTCGCATGGCGTATATGTTTTTTAACCAAGTCGCTGTGCACTGTACGCATATTATAGATTTGCATACGGGTGCGATTCACCGTACTAACTTACCGCAAATACGCGCTAATTTAGCCGATGAAGCAACAGCGCAAATGGCTAAAGCCTTTGGCACACCAGCAGTAATTAACGCGTCGTTACGCAATGGCTCGCTGCGTAGTGAAGCGGCCAATTTGGGTATACCCGTTATTACCTACGAAGCCGGTGAGGCGTTGCGCTTTGACCCGATTGCAATTGCAGCAGGGGTTCAAGGAGTTGATTATGTTATGCGTCATTTAAAAATGATGCGTGGTAAGCGTCCTAAAAAGCTACCTGAGCCAGTTATTGCAGGTTCAACAAGTTGGGTGCGAGCTGAGGTTGATGGCATAGTAAGAGCGCAAGTATCGTTAGGTGAAAGAGTAATGAAAGGCCAAGTGCTTGCTTATATAAGTAGCCCGCTTGGCGACTCTGAGCTTGAACTGCTTGCCCCACGTAGCGGTATTATTATTGGTCAGCAAACCATGCCACTAGTAAATGAAGGCGATGCCGTATTTCATATTGCTTACTTTGCCCACTCAAATAGTTTGGTAGAGCAACAGCTTGAAAGTTTTATTGGTGAAATAAGCGATTTAGACGATGAGCTGAAAACAGCTGAGCTAAATAACTAA
- a CDS encoding zinc transporter ZntB yields MINGLLHALILDEQGGARPIENSKQLRQWQPTDGKLWVHMDYSQKEAVDWLKNCGLLNDYELESLTADETRPRITPTTNGHMLFLRGINLNPAQSPEDMVSIRLFINKDVVITTRKRRLLSVQDILTSLNNNEGPSSISELVCTLAQKLTSRMQTVIDELDESLDEFEEEIDEPSKKFDNQGLSQLRRQTIALKRYLKPQKEALSNMVNHHYPWLFDENKAKLNETTNLLIRYLEELDSSIERAQVIQQTITNQVSEQLNQRMYVMSVVAALFLPLGFLTGLLGVNVGGIPGTDSPYAFTAFVVFLVVLTGGIGIYFKNKKWL; encoded by the coding sequence ATGATTAACGGCTTACTTCATGCGCTTATTCTTGATGAACAAGGCGGTGCTCGCCCAATAGAAAACAGTAAACAATTACGCCAATGGCAACCCACTGATGGAAAGCTGTGGGTGCATATGGACTACAGTCAAAAAGAAGCCGTTGACTGGTTAAAAAATTGCGGGCTGTTAAACGACTACGAACTTGAATCACTGACCGCAGATGAAACACGCCCTCGTATTACTCCTACAACGAATGGCCATATGCTGTTTTTACGTGGAATTAATTTAAATCCAGCACAAAGCCCTGAAGACATGGTGTCTATTCGCTTATTTATTAATAAAGATGTGGTGATCACTACCCGCAAGCGCCGATTATTATCAGTGCAAGATATTCTAACCTCATTAAATAATAACGAGGGGCCAAGCAGTATTTCTGAACTGGTGTGTACATTAGCGCAGAAACTCACTTCACGTATGCAAACGGTAATAGATGAACTAGATGAAAGCTTAGATGAGTTTGAAGAAGAAATTGATGAACCCAGTAAAAAGTTTGATAACCAGGGCTTGTCGCAACTTCGCCGTCAAACAATCGCGCTAAAACGGTACTTAAAACCACAAAAAGAAGCGTTAAGCAACATGGTTAATCATCATTACCCATGGCTTTTTGACGAAAATAAAGCCAAGCTAAATGAAACCACCAACTTACTTATTCGCTATTTAGAAGAGCTCGATAGCTCAATAGAGCGCGCGCAAGTTATTCAACAAACCATTACTAACCAAGTGTCTGAGCAATTAAATCAGCGTATGTATGTGATGTCGGTAGTGGCGGCTTTATTTTTACCGCTGGGATTTTTAACTGGATTATTAGGTGTCAACGTCGGCGGTATACCAGGGACAGACAGCCCCTATGCATTCACTGCATTTGTCGTTTTTTTGGTTGTTTTGACTGGTGGCATTGGTATTTACTTTAAAAATAAAAAGTGGCTGTAA